From a region of the Dehalococcoidales bacterium genome:
- a CDS encoding ATP-grasp domain-containing protein, which yields MPVDIFLSEIPVLLLFNLDPGWAAHEQEEVLEVTSQLDKAIGALGYQTTLIPVTDSDLDALLNQYNPLEYVVFNWCESIPGLNHSEWLVAEYLEKHHFTFTGAAAATIALAQDKIRIKQLLDDSGIPTPNWRPYNSAAAARWKRFPAIVKPSREHCSEGIDRNAVVMEEAELKSRLNYIREKFRQPVLVEDFIDGRELHVSLWENGTVDMLPPAEMEFSSFQDEHDRICSYEAKFVPESEQYQKIKTVLPAPLTEDELRGVEKICKAAYAAAGCRDYARIDMRMKDGALYVIDVNPNADLSPDTSTIAAAELSGYSYGEFIGHIISRAARRHPVWGEQVDISDSEMSLR from the coding sequence GTGCCGGTAGATATTTTCCTTTCAGAAATACCTGTTTTACTGCTGTTCAACCTGGACCCGGGCTGGGCGGCACATGAACAGGAAGAAGTCCTTGAAGTAACCTCACAGCTGGACAAAGCTATAGGGGCGCTGGGGTATCAGACAACCCTCATCCCGGTGACCGATAGCGACCTCGACGCTTTATTGAATCAATACAACCCCCTGGAATACGTAGTCTTCAACTGGTGCGAAAGCATCCCCGGTCTAAACCACAGCGAATGGCTGGTGGCGGAATACCTGGAAAAACACCACTTTACCTTTACCGGCGCCGCCGCCGCCACCATAGCGCTGGCCCAGGATAAAATCCGCATCAAGCAGCTGCTTGATGATTCCGGCATTCCCACGCCTAACTGGCGGCCTTATAACTCCGCCGCGGCGGCGCGGTGGAAACGCTTTCCGGCCATCGTCAAGCCGTCACGGGAGCATTGTAGCGAAGGCATCGACCGCAACGCGGTGGTAATGGAGGAAGCGGAGCTTAAAAGCCGGCTCAACTATATCCGGGAAAAGTTCCGGCAGCCGGTGCTGGTGGAGGACTTTATCGACGGGCGGGAGCTGCACGTATCGCTCTGGGAGAACGGCACGGTGGACATGCTGCCGCCGGCCGAAATGGAGTTTTCCTCTTTCCAGGACGAGCACGACCGCATATGCTCGTACGAAGCCAAGTTCGTGCCGGAGTCCGAGCAGTACCAGAAAATCAAGACGGTGCTGCCGGCGCCGCTGACCGAAGATGAGCTGCGCGGGGTGGAAAAGATATGCAAGGCGGCTTACGCGGCGGCGGGGTGCCGGGACTACGCCCGCATCGATATGCGCATGAAGGACGGCGCGCTGTACGTTATCGACGTCAACCCCAATGCCGACCTCAGCCCGGATACCAGCACCATAGCCGCCGCCGAGCTATCCGGCTACTCTTACGGGGAGTTTATAGGGCATATCATCAGCCGCGCCGCGCGGCGGCACCCGGTGTGGGGGGAGCAGGTGGATATCAGCGATTCCGAGATGAGCCTGCGTTAG
- a CDS encoding CoA transferase, whose protein sequence is MDNKNIFDGIKVAEFAWVVVGPSTSRYLAEHGATVVKVESHKRLDTNRVNSPFVNNDPTPDSSMFYGRHNPNKYSVSIDMKKPGGLELAWKLIEWADIVTESFSPGTVEKWGIGYEDVRKVRPDIIYLSSSMQGRGGPHSSYAGYGQNACNFSGFTELSGWPDRKASQPYGAYTDYVCCRFSAFALIGALIQKKLTGKGQYIEQSQFESSIHFLMPAVMDYQVNGNIMGRMGNRTPIAAPHGVYECKGDDRWVAISAMNEDEWLRFCKAIGNPALAKQKEYATLGARKQNEVKLDEIVTDWTRLHTTEEVETILQHAFVPAHIVSRPSDVYRDEQLEARKYFTPLHHEVMGVQKFEPQSCFILSKTPREITLPSPMLGQHNEYVFKELVGMTDDEIAEHIIDGSITTQMDSPMVSTF, encoded by the coding sequence ATGGATAATAAAAACATCTTCGACGGCATAAAAGTGGCCGAGTTCGCCTGGGTGGTGGTGGGGCCTTCCACCTCCCGCTACCTGGCGGAGCACGGCGCTACCGTGGTCAAGGTAGAGTCGCACAAACGCCTGGACACCAACCGCGTCAACAGCCCCTTCGTAAATAACGACCCCACCCCGGACAGCTCCATGTTCTACGGCCGGCACAACCCCAACAAGTACAGCGTCAGCATCGATATGAAAAAGCCCGGCGGCCTGGAACTGGCCTGGAAGCTCATCGAGTGGGCGGATATCGTGACGGAGTCCTTTTCCCCGGGGACGGTGGAAAAATGGGGCATCGGCTATGAGGACGTGCGCAAGGTCAGGCCGGACATTATTTATCTCAGCTCCAGCATGCAGGGCCGGGGCGGCCCGCACTCCAGCTACGCCGGCTACGGGCAGAACGCCTGCAATTTCAGCGGCTTTACCGAGCTTAGCGGCTGGCCGGATAGAAAAGCCTCCCAGCCCTACGGTGCTTATACGGACTACGTCTGCTGCCGCTTCAGCGCTTTCGCCCTTATCGGCGCTTTGATACAAAAGAAGCTTACCGGTAAAGGGCAGTATATCGAGCAATCCCAGTTCGAATCTTCCATTCACTTTTTGATGCCGGCGGTCATGGACTACCAGGTCAACGGCAATATCATGGGCCGGATGGGCAACCGCACACCCATCGCCGCCCCGCACGGCGTCTACGAATGTAAAGGGGACGACCGCTGGGTAGCCATCAGCGCTATGAATGAGGACGAATGGCTGCGCTTCTGTAAAGCTATCGGCAATCCCGCCCTGGCCAAGCAAAAAGAGTACGCCACCCTCGGCGCCCGCAAGCAAAATGAAGTTAAACTCGACGAGATAGTCACCGACTGGACGCGCCTGCATACGACGGAAGAGGTGGAAACCATTTTACAGCACGCCTTCGTGCCCGCCCATATCGTTTCCCGCCCGTCCGATGTCTACCGGGACGAGCAGCTCGAAGCGCGCAAATACTTTACGCCGCTGCACCACGAGGTGATGGGCGTCCAGAAATTCGAGCCCCAGTCCTGCTTTATCCTCTCCAAAACCCCCCGCGAGATAACCCTGCCCTCGCCAATGCTGGGGCAGCACAATGAATATGTGTTCAAAGAGCTGGTGGGCATGACCGACGATGAAATCGCCGAGCACATTATTGACGGTTCCATCACCACCCAGATGGACAGCCCCATGGTCTCCACATTCTAG
- a CDS encoding CoA transferase has translation MNNSLLPPMRILDLTEGGCMLGGRLLGDTGADVIKIEPPGGTDSRIWPYYRDSQDPQQSLFWYTYNANKRGITLDIRKPEGQEILKKLAASADVILESYEPGYLKKLGLGYDALRAIKPDIIYTAITPFGQEGPKAHYAASALTVWASGGYLNACGDPDRAPVWISMPQTFLFGGCEGAIATLMAYYYRMTTGEGQFVDVSMQESALSPNMNILQMWDLNKLDFKRVGSVSYVAGTGVKQPIYFKCLDGYVMILAIGGNEPYVSSSKALVKWMAEKNMAPEWLQNLNWWTEYNASRLKQDLADKVGRAIEAFTMTRTKEELYLVGAYERAILIAPVADTKDISEDIQLKARNFWVEMSHPELGRDIPYCGPFICLSETPIQYRRRAPLTGEHNKEIYGGELGMTDAELESLNLKGVI, from the coding sequence ATGAACAACTCATTATTACCGCCGATGCGCATACTGGACCTCACTGAAGGCGGCTGTATGCTCGGCGGGCGCCTCCTCGGCGATACCGGGGCCGATGTTATCAAAATAGAGCCTCCCGGCGGCACGGACTCACGTATCTGGCCCTACTACCGGGACTCCCAGGACCCGCAGCAAAGCCTTTTCTGGTACACCTATAACGCCAACAAGCGCGGCATTACCCTGGACATCAGGAAACCGGAAGGCCAGGAGATTCTCAAGAAACTGGCCGCCTCCGCCGATGTTATCCTGGAATCCTACGAGCCGGGCTACCTGAAAAAGCTGGGGCTGGGCTATGACGCCCTCCGCGCCATCAAGCCGGATATTATCTATACCGCCATCACGCCCTTCGGGCAGGAGGGCCCCAAGGCGCATTACGCCGCCAGCGCGCTCACCGTCTGGGCCAGCGGCGGCTACCTCAACGCCTGCGGCGACCCTGACCGGGCGCCCGTCTGGATAAGCATGCCGCAGACCTTCCTCTTCGGCGGGTGCGAGGGGGCTATCGCCACCCTCATGGCTTACTACTACCGCATGACCACTGGGGAAGGGCAGTTCGTGGACGTCTCCATGCAGGAGTCCGCCCTTTCTCCCAATATGAATATCCTCCAGATGTGGGACCTGAATAAACTGGATTTCAAACGCGTCGGGTCGGTGTCTTATGTGGCCGGCACCGGGGTCAAGCAGCCCATTTACTTTAAGTGTCTTGACGGCTATGTCATGATTCTCGCCATCGGCGGCAATGAGCCGTATGTCTCTTCCTCAAAAGCCCTGGTCAAATGGATGGCGGAAAAAAATATGGCCCCGGAATGGCTGCAAAATCTCAACTGGTGGACGGAATACAACGCCTCCCGGCTCAAGCAGGACCTGGCGGACAAGGTCGGCCGGGCCATTGAAGCTTTCACCATGACCAGGACCAAGGAAGAGCTTTACCTCGTCGGCGCCTACGAGCGGGCCATTTTAATCGCCCCGGTAGCCGATACCAAGGATATCAGCGAGGATATCCAGCTCAAAGCCCGTAATTTCTGGGTGGAAATGTCCCACCCGGAGCTGGGACGGGATATCCCCTACTGCGGGCCGTTCATCTGCCTGAGTGAAACGCCCATCCAGTACCGGCGCCGCGCGCCCCTTACTGGCGAACACAATAAAGAAATCTACGGCGGGGAGCTGGGAATGACGGATGCGGAGCTTGAATCGCTTAATCTTAAAGGCGTAATCTGA
- a CDS encoding PAAR domain-containing protein, protein MKKIVLIILMLMGLMIPAAGCASTSDSDTLSSLKAWLENYQNGLLDSGDGDGGVTDGVLLRLTYPAGRSPNVFTTGWLFGAACSQNGTDYSDQVKWSGSGTFSPDTGTMSRPSFNGEGANTITLSIKIDDKEYSRTFNVNAISPEGYACVGMFAECTADSHGSPADPLDVKGPITTGSSHVLVNGRPAARVGDIGIHSVCAGANKFEIVGGDENVLIDGRPAAKIGDTTRHCGGIGKIIGYIN, encoded by the coding sequence ATGAAAAAGATAGTGTTGATAATACTAATGCTCATGGGGCTGATGATTCCCGCCGCCGGCTGTGCTTCCACCAGCGATAGCGATACTTTGAGCTCTCTGAAAGCGTGGCTGGAAAACTATCAAAACGGCCTGCTGGACAGCGGGGACGGCGACGGGGGAGTGACCGACGGCGTTTTGCTGCGCCTGACCTACCCCGCCGGCCGCAGCCCCAATGTTTTTACCACCGGCTGGCTCTTCGGGGCGGCGTGCTCCCAGAACGGGACCGACTACTCCGACCAGGTAAAATGGAGCGGCAGCGGCACTTTTTCCCCGGATACCGGCACCATGTCACGGCCCTCCTTTAACGGAGAGGGGGCCAACACCATAACCTTGAGCATAAAGATAGACGACAAAGAATACTCCCGCACCTTTAACGTCAACGCCATATCTCCGGAAGGGTATGCCTGCGTGGGCATGTTCGCCGAATGTACCGCGGATAGCCACGGCAGTCCGGCGGACCCGCTGGACGTAAAAGGCCCTATTACCACGGGCAGCAGCCATGTGCTGGTAAACGGCCGGCCGGCCGCCAGGGTGGGGGACATAGGGATTCATTCAGTGTGCGCCGGCGCCAACAAATTTGAAATAGTGGGCGGGGATGAAAACGTGTTGATTGACGGCAGGCCTGCCGCCAAGATAGGCGATACTACCAGGCACTGCGGCGGCATTGGTAAAATCATCGGCTATATAAATTAA
- a CDS encoding SDR family NAD(P)-dependent oxidoreductase: MTKSFSSKYGPWALITGASRGLGAEFARQCAGRGLNLVLIATNADLLNAQADAIRKDCGVQVKTIVLDLSREDILPEITPVTDSLEIGLLVNNAGLSTVRPFLHHPLDQLVKQLHVNARAGLMLAHHFGKKMAERRRGGIIFLSSGSALYGTAYCANYAGTKAYNLIVAETLWYELRPHGVDVLGFMAGSTKTPGWDANEPKPCRVVKVMDVKPAVAEALKALGKRPSLIAGKSNRLGYFFLGKLVSRARAIRIVSRPMGKMFGPFDDGV, encoded by the coding sequence ATGACTAAGTCTTTTTCGTCTAAATACGGCCCGTGGGCGTTAATCACCGGCGCTTCCCGGGGGCTCGGCGCCGAATTCGCCCGCCAGTGCGCCGGGCGGGGACTGAATCTGGTCCTGATTGCCACCAATGCGGATTTGCTGAATGCCCAGGCCGATGCCATCCGCAAGGACTGCGGCGTTCAGGTCAAGACCATCGTGCTCGACCTCAGCCGGGAAGATATTTTGCCGGAGATTACTCCGGTCACTGATTCCCTGGAAATCGGCCTGCTGGTGAATAATGCCGGGCTTTCCACCGTCCGCCCCTTTTTGCACCACCCCCTCGACCAGCTCGTTAAGCAGCTGCACGTCAACGCGCGGGCCGGGCTTATGCTGGCCCATCACTTTGGTAAAAAGATGGCCGAACGCCGGCGGGGCGGCATCATTTTTCTTTCTTCCGGCTCGGCGCTGTACGGGACGGCCTACTGCGCCAACTATGCGGGGACCAAGGCTTACAACCTGATAGTGGCGGAGACCCTGTGGTACGAGCTGAGGCCGCACGGCGTCGACGTGCTCGGTTTCATGGCCGGTTCCACCAAAACACCCGGCTGGGACGCCAACGAGCCGAAGCCGTGCCGGGTGGTGAAGGTGATGGACGTGAAGCCGGCCGTGGCCGAGGCGCTCAAGGCGCTGGGGAAACGCCCGAGCCTTATCGCCGGGAAATCCAACCGGCTGGGCTATTTCTTCCTGGGGAAATTGGTGTCCCGCGCCCGCGCTATCCGCATCGTCAGCCGTCCCATGGGAAAAATGTTCGGGCCGTTCGATGACGGCGTTTAA
- a CDS encoding helix-turn-helix domain-containing protein, whose protein sequence is MNEFDKLYTVEDVARMTSFTSRTIRNYLKDGSLQGRKIGGQWRFTMGNIKRLFNNRGFSSDISKNNTQRILNFVNGNSPDMQGKIQVCTIIDYYCENPRAGQQIYEELVSAINSKDDDAPAKFNFDFMEEENKARFTLFGNPDYIIKTLQLL, encoded by the coding sequence ATGAACGAGTTTGACAAGCTTTACACCGTAGAAGACGTAGCCAGAATGACTTCTTTTACCTCCCGCACCATCAGGAATTATTTGAAAGACGGCAGTTTACAGGGTCGAAAAATAGGCGGACAATGGAGGTTTACGATGGGAAATATCAAACGGCTGTTCAATAACAGGGGTTTTTCCAGCGATATTTCAAAAAACAACACACAGCGAATTTTAAATTTTGTTAACGGCAACAGTCCCGATATGCAAGGTAAAATTCAGGTTTGCACGATTATCGATTATTACTGCGAAAATCCGCGGGCAGGACAGCAAATTTACGAGGAGTTGGTCAGCGCCATAAACAGCAAAGATGATGATGCCCCGGCCAAATTCAATTTTGATTTTATGGAAGAAGAAAACAAGGCAAGATTCACCTTGTTCGGCAATCCGGACTATATCATCAAAACTCTCCAGTTGCTTTAG